A genome region from Erigeron canadensis isolate Cc75 chromosome 3, C_canadensis_v1, whole genome shotgun sequence includes the following:
- the LOC122594171 gene encoding uncharacterized protein LOC122594171 translates to MNVKYVINVYGYKFIITLEALEEDVVGVYEATVLCHCDDGRRTLLKFIQLPCPPVGRKFKGMTELAREKSMCQAVKEQKKAIKTELKIRCNAMKDRKKAIKSELKIRRKAMKGKRRSRESSDFICLKKHYKIVKGACHTFARYSHIMPMDWKIKRSNPDDWFVPNKNTGLQPRSHQHSCGGYDYYNPLTVFSCYT, encoded by the exons ATGAATGTCAAATACGTCATCAACGTTTAtggatataaatttataataacatTAGAGGCCTTGGAAGAAGATGTGGTTGGTGTTTATGAGGCAACCGTCCTATGCCATTGTGATGATGGCCgaagaacactcttaaaattcATTCAATTGCCCTGTCCACCTGTTG GTAGGAAATTCAAAGGGATGACTGAGCTGGCCCGTGAGAAATCTATGTGTCAAGCTGTGAAAG AGCAAAAGAAGGCCATTAAAACTGAACTGAAAATAAGATGCAATGCTATGAAAG ACCGGAAGAAAGCAATTAAGTCTGAACTGAAAATAAGACGGAAAGCTATGAAAG GTAAGAGGAGATCCAGAGAATCATCTGACTTTATCTGCTTGAAGAAACATTATAAAATTGTGAAAG GTGCCTGCCACACCTTTGCTCGATACAGTCATATCATGCCCATGGACTGGAAGATTAAAAGGAGTAATCCAG ATGATTGGTTTGTTCCTAACAAGAATACTGGCTTGCAACCAAGAAGTCATCAACACTCTTGTGGGGGCTATGATTACTATAATCCGTTGACAG TGTTCTCATGCTATACTTAA